TGCTGCTTTATCTATAGGCAAATCATTGTTATGTGTGTTTAAATTAGAAAGAATTATGGAATGGAACAGGAGATAGATCCAGCCAGTGATACTGAAAAAATGTGATTCCATTGTAGAATCTAATTTTCAGAACCAGACGGGTTTAGCAACATTTGTGTGTTCGTATTGTTAAAATTTGTTTGCCCTCTAAGTGCATACAAAAGGATAAGTTTGATGCACTGTATATAAATAGAGCACGCTTAACATTCTAAAGTTGGTTATTAGTAAGACATTGTTGTGGCCTATGGAGTTGCTGCATAATTCAGACTGAAAACTCCAGTTTATGCATTTTAAGTATGTATGTCTGCATTCTGGAAGTTACAATCACTCCATTTTCTTCATGAAATCGGGACTATTAAATCAAAAATACGGGTGTCCCAGTGATGTTGTTTCAGTAAAGGAACTGTATTTGCTTATGTATTTCCTGGCTTGAATGTCAATGAACACATACACTTAGCTGGTTTTGATTGGTCTGAAGTCATGTTTAGAAGGCACATTGTATCAATACAAGAAACACAAGCTAAATGCCAGGGTGTGTGGTTTTGGCCATATAATGTATTAGCCCAAAATATTTGGAGTATTTCTTGATATCTTTCTTCACAAACACATTTTCTGTAGTGTGGTGGTTTTCAAAATTATGTAGCAACTCTCCAATGTTATTGTTAACTTGTGTTTAAAATTGTGCTGTTATGCATAGTTAGAATTATTGTTGCTATGGCTATGCTGTGAATCCACTTCTGTTGCTTGTGATAAGCTGTTGCCTTCGTGTCAGGAATTAAAATCATATGAATAACATGGGCTTTCCAGCTGTCAACACTATTTTAGGGACTAAAATGTTCAGTTTGTATTTCTTGGAGGTTTGTTGCTCATTAAAGTGGTTACTGAGGGGCAGAACACCTTTTCTATTGTTCAACATAAAATATTTCCAAGTTggatatttaatttagtttagaggtacagcatagaaacatgcccttcagcccaccgagtccacgcgatctgtgatcaccccgtacactagcactgtcctacatactagggacaatttccaatctttaccaaagctaattaacctacaaaactgtacgtctttggagtgtgggaggaaaccagaaatcccacatggtcacagggagaatgtgtaaactctgtacagatagcgcccgtaatcaggatggaacctgggcctctggcactgtaaggcagcaactctactgctgcaccaccatgccgtcccAATGTGAAGCAGGGCATCTGAAAAATGAAGCTTTCTCTGTTCATTCTTAATGTGCCTTGATATTTATAGAAAGTATTCGAAGCAAACCAAAGTTTTATGAATCTCATCAAGTGAACAAACCTGAAGACTTGTCTTCTTAATACCTCATTTGCTTTTGAACTGAAATATAGAATGCTTATATTTTAACTTGGTGAATGTACTCTGACATTAACTTCCATTTCATTTTTCCTTTcattccctttttaaaaaatcaagctTTTGTCTCAGTTCATATCTCCGTACACAGGTCGTATTTTTGGCAGACATATAACTGGTAAGGCTCTTTAATTTTCAACTCTTTAGAATTCCAAGCTGAACGTTTTGGATTTTCGCAGTGGTAGACTCagagacagaaacagaaaataggtgcaggaggccgccattcggccctttgagccagcaccgccattcattgtgatcatggctgatcgtccccaatcaataacccgtgcctgccttctccccatatcccttgattccactggccctagaactctatctaactctctcttaaatccatccaatgatttggcttccactgccctctctggcagagaattccacaaattcacaactctctgggtgaaaacgttttttctcacctcagttttaaatggcctcccctttattctaagactgtggttcctggttctggactcgcccaacattgggaacattttttctgcatccagcttgtccagtccttttacaattttatatgtttctataagattccctctcatccttctaaactccagtgaatacaagcctagtctttttaatctttcctcgtatgacagtcccgccatcccagggatcaatctcatgaacctacgctgcactgcctcaattacgatgtccttcctcaaattaggagaacaaaactgtatacaatactccaaatgtggtcttaccagggccctatacaactgcagtagaacctctttactcctatactgaaatcctcttgttatgaaggccaacattccattagctttcttcactgcctgctgtacctgcatgccaactttcagtgactggtgtacaaggccacccaggtctcgttgcacctcccccttacctaacctaactccattgagataataatctgcctcctgtttttgccgtcaaagtggataacctcacatttatctatattatactgcatctgccacgcatctgcccactcactcaacctgtcctggtcactctgcaacctcctaacatcctcttcacagtttacactgccacccagctttgtgtcatccgcaaacttgctagtgttgtttctaattccctcttccaaatcattaatatatatggtaaatagttgaggccccaataccgagccttgcggcactccactcgctactgcctgccattctgaaaaggacccgtttactcctactctttgcttcctttctgccaaccaattttctatctatgtcaacaccctacccccaataccatgtgctctaattttagtcaagctcccgtgcgggaccttatcaaaggctttctgaaagtctagatacactacatccactggctccccttcatccattttacttgtcacgtcctcaaaaaattccagatgattagtcaagcatgatttccctttcataaatccatgctgacttggacttatccttttattgctatccaaatgcaccgttattacctctttaataattgactccagcatctttcccaccaccgaagtcaggctaactggtctgtaattccccgttttctctctcgctcatttcttgaaaagtgggataacattagctatcctccaatcctgaatctattgaacattggaaaatgatcaccattgtgtccactatttctagagtcacctccctggggaccctgggatgcagaccatcaggcccaggggatttatcatccttcagtcccattagtctacctaatactatttctcgcctaattaaaatttatttcagttcctctacccccctagatgctctgtcctccagtaaatctgggagattgtttgtgtcttcattagtgaagtacctgttcaattattctgccatttccttgatacccataataatttcacccatgtctgccttcaagggactcacatttgactttgctactctttttctcttaacatatctaaagaagcttttactgtccttctttatattctcggccagcttcccctcgtacttcatcttttcagcccatattgcccattgtgttaccttctattgtcctatgaaagtttcccaatcctctggcttccggctactctttgctgtgttatacatcttttcttttagttttattccatccctaaattctcttgtcagccacggttgcctcctactccctttagaatctttcttcctttttggaatgaaatgatcctgcgtcttccgggttatgcccagaaattcctgccattgctgttccactgtcattcctgatAGGAtctttttccagtctaccttggccagctcctctctcatgccttcatagtcctttgttcaactgcaacactgacacttccgatttaaccttcttctcaaattgaagattaaaactaatcatattatgatcattacctccaagcggttcctttaccttgagttctcttatcaaatctggttcattggacaacactaaatccagaattgccttttctccggtaggctccattacaagctgctctaagaatccatctcggaggcactctacaaactctctttcttggggtccagaaccaacctgattttcccagtctacctgcatattgaactcccccatcaccacagtggcattacctttcttacatgccagttttaactccttctgcatcttacaccctacatccgggctactatttggaggtctgtagataacaccaattagtgtcttcttgcctttaccattcctcaactcaatccacagtgactccacctcgtcagtccctgtcttccctcgcaagggactgaatttcatccctcaccagcagagctaccccatcgcctctgcccacctgcctgtcctttctataggatgtataaccctgaatattaagttcccaggcccgatcctcctgcaaccacgtctctgtaatccccacaatgtcatatctatcaACCTCTAACTGAACCTCAAGCAAATCCagtttacttcttatacttcacgcaatacttttaattccttacttatctcacccttcacatcgatccctattacacttgaccatactctcctatccctttgtgagctttctttcccgttaattctggggtcattaactatcctttactctctttccctttaactccatccttgactatcccatttaacaccacccgtgtagcagtggcaaaccagcctgccagaatgctggtctcccatctgttaaggtgcaatctgtcccttttgtacaattcccccataccccaaaacagatcccagtgatctaagaatcgaaatccctgccgcctgcaccagttcctcagccacacattcaggttgtgtatctccctgttcctgctctcgccagcacgaggaactggaagcaaaccggagataaccaccctggaggtcctgcttttcagcatttttccgagctctctaaggtcacgctgcagaatattgatCCCCTTCTCTCCAACATCGTTTgcgccaacatgcactaccacgtccggctgttcaccttcgcccttgaggattttctgcactctgtccgtgacatcctggatcctggcaccagggaggcagcacaccattctCGAATCCcatctgttgccgcagaaacccctgtccgtacctttCACAacggagtctcctactaccacggcgttgcctgacgtcggcctctttggttttggctcaacagcactttttgcttcgcaagCCAGTTTGACGCTCAGTGTGGTAACGTCTTCTTCctcgacagcttccaagtgggtgaacctgttttcaagaggtacaacacccggggacctttgcactccatgtttccttccatttctcaccatcacccaccttctctcttccagtaccttcgttgtaacaatctcactgtaggacatgtccaggaacgactcagtttctcaggcgaacctgaggtcatccacttgcttctccagttccccaacacggtccttcaggagctgtacctggatacacttctcaaacttgtagcagccagaggcaccaacattgtccctgacctcccacatcctgcaagcatcacactgaatcagcttgcttggcATTTCCTTCTGGCCTCTAACCCTCTGCAGCGTTCGGTGTggcgtcctccctcagcctcctcactgaagactcgcagccaaagactcgcacttttctcacaggactCATGGCCCATGTGTATATTTTTCAAGTGGCGAGAAGGTGTATAGTTTACACAATTTAAAATATAATGCAATGTAACGTTTAAACTTCAACATGCTCTAGAGTAGTGTATCAATTCACGTCAGTCAAAATATGTTAAAAGTAAATTTTTGAGGTCTGAATTGTTAATTGTGTATTGGCTTTTACAGGCTTATTTTGGTAagtgattgattaattgaaagacagtagggaaacagaccctttggcccaagaaGACCACACCCaccttttcacactagttctgttaacccactttcgcatctattgcaaggcagcaactctaccactgcactgcccTAATTACAATTGATTCTGAGAAATCTTCCATGCAATTGCATATACCATTTTAAAATGGGTAACTGCACAATCGAATGTGGAGAGAGGGATACAGGTAATGGTTACAGCCATTTGGGTTACGGAAATTCTCCCTCATAGAATTCACAAATTACTACCCAAAATTTTAAGGTACAGAATAAAATTCGCTCTCACGAGACGTTGTTTTTTCAACTCATTTCTTGATGCATGCAGGTGGATGCATGCAGGTGatgtggttttgtgttctggaaaCTCGCCTGTTTCCTGGGAATACAACTCCCAGTAATCTGGGGATTACCTGAAAAGATATGGGTATGAATGAGACAAGGAGTGAGCAGGGAGAAAAGAAAGGTAGAAAAAAAAACTTATTTGCTCTATGGAAAGTACTGATATAATAGGGCACGATTAGCTTTAAGGGCCATAGAGACCATACCttggggggtagggtgctgacatggatagaaaattggttgacagacagaaagcaaagagtggggataaatgggtccctttcagaatggcaggcagtgactagtgctcggtgctgggaccgcagctatttacaatatatattaatgacttggatgaagggattaaaagcaccattagcaaattagcagatgatacaaagctgggtggtagtgtgagctgtgaggaagatgctatgaggttgcagggtgacttggacaagttgtgtgagtgggcggatgcatggcagatgcagtttaatgtggataagtgtgaggttatccactttggtggtaagaataagaaggcagattattatctgaatggtgtcaagttaggaaaaggacatacaatgagatctgggtgtcctagtgcatcagttactgaaaggaagcatgcaggtatagcaggcagtgaagaaagacaatggaatgttggccttcataacaagaggagttgagtataggagctgggtgtccttctgcagttgtacagggccctagtgagaccgcacctggagtactgtgtgcagttttggtctccaaatttgaggaaggatattcttgctattgagggcgtgcggcgtaggtttactaggttaattcccggaatagcgagactgtcatatgttgaaagactggagcggctaggcttgtatacactggaatttagaaagatgcaaggggatcttatcgaaacatacaagattattaaggggttggacacgttagaggcaggaaacatgttcccagtgttgggggagtccagaaccaggggccacagtttgagtaaggggtaggccatttagaacggagacgaggaaaaactttttcagtcagagttgtaaatctgtggaattctctgcctcacaaggtagtggaggccaattctctgaatgcattcaagagagagcttgatagagctcttaaggatagcggagtcagggggtatggggagaaggcaggaacggggtactgattgagaatgatcagccatgatcacattgaatggtggtgctggctcgaagggccaaatggcctacacctgcacctattgtctgcctAGAAACTGACTTCTTATAAAATATATACAGAACAGAAAGCAGTAATTGGaagccagctttacatttcagcaTCTAATCTTAAAACAGTACTAATGGAGTAGCATATTAATCTGTTAAGGCAATAGTTTTCACTACACACTTGTGTAGCCATCCAGTTTGAGATATATATCCATACCTGTCAATTATAATTTGTTGGATAAGTTGTAATTAAGTCCAGTGATCTAGTCCTTCAGAGAAAATAAAGCTTGTATCGAGCCTTAAATCAATATAATTCTCTTCTAGGATTGTGTGGAAAGAAACAAAAGGAAATTTCTAAGAGCATCAAAAAAGCTCAACAGATgggtatgtatatatttttttaatatatcctCAAGTTGAAAACCAAAATGGCTAATTCACTAGTTGCATTATGTCCAATTTGCATtggagcagaactacctgtattagAATAATCTAGCGAGAAACAAAAAGGTGAAGAGCATttgtagatatgtaaaaaggaaaacatGAGCAAAAGTTGATGAGTACTTTAAAGACCAAAACATGAAAAAATATAATAGGGGAATAGCAGAAAATTTAAGGTCATTCATCTTAAAGCTCTAAGCTCAAAATCTTTGAACAGAGAAACCAGAGTAAAATACATATTTGCCTTTAAAATATTTCCTTATTCGCACATTCTAATAAGATATTTTATCCTGCTAGGCGttatttttcattcattatttTGTCTTCATTACAGGATTTATGTCAGTCATACTAAAGGACCCTACTTTCATAAAGGATCCAAACATTTGTGATTACAAGATATGGGAATAATCAATAATTTGTTAATGGTATAATGTTCCTCAATTATATTTCAATCAATAAACAAAATTGAATTGTAATACATTTGTTGTTCATATTTGTACTAATAAACTTTCATTATAAGAGTGCATGAAAATGTTTTGCTAAAATTTATATTGATATTTCCGGCTGTGATGTTGCATCTTCATAGCTTGGATTTGCAATTCTGATGTGAAAGTGTATGCTGCTAATGCACTGAACCTTAA
This region of Rhinoraja longicauda isolate Sanriku21f chromosome 1, sRhiLon1.1, whole genome shotgun sequence genomic DNA includes:
- the mrps18c gene encoding small ribosomal subunit protein bS18m, with protein sequence MQRTGMQRALRAWRPVYWQRGVSTQPIPSASDMPIKLENPFKEPPKKCILCGVSVNYKNIQLLSQFISPYTGRIFGRHITGLCGKKQKEISKSIKKAQQMGFMSVILKDPTFIKDPNICDYKIWE